The following proteins come from a genomic window of Limosilactobacillus reuteri:
- a CDS encoding type II CAAX endopeptidase family protein, giving the protein MIKVIRQWTSKVILIALMLIAIEVPPMAVNFALRYSKTNQLIVDGFMALFIGLMLAIIWWVHRTYEAYNQLGQPAGIKVGWIIGGYLAIILGMDVLSYLNQLIYHQTETANNAALGSMLGHNEVITIVFCFSAVVLSPIAEEFIFRGTLTNMFFKRGNIWPKVILSGIVFSTGHMSTNPISFLIYAYMGMVLAYVYLRTDDIRNSIAIHMINNAIAMYVLLVQVI; this is encoded by the coding sequence ATGATAAAAGTAATTAGACAGTGGACATCTAAGGTAATTTTAATTGCACTGATGCTAATTGCAATTGAAGTTCCCCCGATGGCAGTTAATTTTGCTTTACGTTATTCAAAAACCAATCAGCTTATTGTGGACGGATTTATGGCCTTATTCATCGGTTTAATGTTAGCGATTATTTGGTGGGTACACCGGACATATGAAGCTTATAACCAATTAGGGCAGCCAGCGGGAATAAAGGTTGGTTGGATTATCGGTGGGTACCTAGCAATTATTTTGGGAATGGATGTCCTTAGCTATCTCAATCAACTTATCTATCATCAAACTGAGACAGCAAACAATGCGGCCTTAGGAAGCATGCTTGGTCATAATGAAGTGATTACGATCGTATTTTGTTTTTCTGCAGTTGTCTTAAGTCCAATTGCTGAAGAATTTATTTTTCGTGGTACATTGACAAATATGTTTTTTAAGCGTGGTAACATCTGGCCTAAAGTTATCCTTTCAGGGATAGTATTCTCTACAGGTCATATGAGCACTAATCCCATTAGTTTCTTGATCTATGCTTATATGGGGATGGTCTTGGCATATGTTTATTTGCGAACGGACGACATTCGAAATTCGATTGCGATTCATATGATTAATAATGCGATTGCAATGTATGTTCTCTTGGTTCAAGTTATCTAA